The following are encoded together in the Paraburkholderia sp. BL10I2N1 genome:
- a CDS encoding AMP nucleosidase, producing the protein MNYDTKRRTVQTPANDFPTEAFDDATDAVTRLSAIYEANTSFLRDAFARYRRNEPFERRVRACYPFVRVRTDVNTHVDSRRSYGFVAGPGVFETTVTRPDLFGNYYREQLRLLAKNHHVAIEVGVSDQPIPIHFAFAEGIHLEGDLDRDRLLAMRDVFDTPDLALLDDRIVNGTYEPPPGEPHPLALFTAARVDFSLHRLRHYTATSPTHVQNYVLYTNYQFYIDEFVKLGRTMMAHTDDEELRAYRSEYTSFVEPGDVVTYNANLGEQQDEGHAPPRLPQMPGYHLKRADGSGITMINIGVGPSNAKTITDHIAVLRPHAWIMLGHCAGLRNTQRLGDYVLAHGYVREDHVLDADLPLWVPIPALAEVQVALERAVAQVTRLDGVELKRVMRTGTVASVDNRNWELRDHREPVQRLSQSRAIALDMESATIAANGFRFRVPYGTLLCVSDKPLHGELKLPGMADQFYRAQVDQHLQIGVKAMEILRTNGLHRLHSRKLRSFAEVAFQ; encoded by the coding sequence ATGAATTACGACACGAAACGGCGCACTGTGCAGACGCCTGCCAACGACTTCCCGACCGAGGCCTTCGACGACGCCACCGACGCCGTCACGCGCCTGTCCGCCATCTACGAAGCGAACACATCGTTCCTGCGCGACGCCTTCGCGCGCTACCGCCGCAACGAGCCGTTCGAGCGCCGGGTGCGCGCCTGCTATCCCTTCGTGCGCGTGCGCACGGATGTCAACACGCATGTCGATTCGCGCCGCTCGTATGGCTTCGTCGCCGGTCCGGGCGTGTTCGAGACCACGGTGACGCGCCCCGACCTGTTCGGCAACTACTATCGCGAACAGCTGCGGCTGCTCGCAAAGAATCATCATGTCGCGATAGAAGTCGGCGTCTCGGACCAGCCGATTCCGATTCACTTCGCTTTTGCAGAAGGCATCCACCTGGAAGGCGACCTCGACCGCGACCGGCTGCTCGCCATGCGCGACGTGTTCGACACGCCGGATCTCGCGCTGCTGGACGATCGCATTGTCAACGGCACGTACGAACCGCCGCCGGGCGAGCCGCATCCGCTGGCGCTTTTCACGGCGGCGCGGGTCGATTTCTCGCTGCATCGTCTGCGGCACTACACGGCGACCTCGCCGACGCACGTGCAGAACTACGTGCTTTATACGAACTATCAGTTCTATATCGACGAATTCGTGAAGCTGGGCCGCACGATGATGGCCCACACCGATGACGAAGAGTTGCGCGCGTATCGCAGCGAATACACATCGTTCGTCGAGCCGGGCGACGTGGTCACATACAACGCGAATCTCGGCGAGCAGCAGGACGAGGGCCATGCGCCCCCGCGTCTGCCGCAGATGCCCGGATATCACCTGAAGCGCGCCGACGGAAGCGGGATCACGATGATCAACATCGGCGTCGGGCCGTCGAATGCCAAGACGATCACCGATCACATCGCGGTGCTGCGTCCGCATGCGTGGATCATGCTCGGTCATTGCGCGGGTCTGCGCAATACGCAGCGGCTCGGCGACTACGTGCTTGCGCACGGCTACGTGCGCGAGGATCACGTGCTCGATGCCGATCTGCCGCTGTGGGTGCCGATTCCGGCGCTCGCTGAAGTGCAGGTTGCGCTCGAGCGCGCGGTCGCTCAGGTGACGAGGCTCGATGGCGTCGAACTGAAGCGGGTCATGCGCACGGGCACGGTCGCAAGCGTCGACAACCGTAACTGGGAACTGCGCGATCATCGCGAACCGGTGCAGCGCCTGTCGCAAAGCCGTGCGATTGCGCTCGATATGGAAAGCGCGACGATTGCGGCGAACGGCTTCCGCTTCCGCGTGCCTTACGGCACTTTGCTTTGCGTGTCGGATAAGCCGCTGCACGGGGAACTCAAGCTGCCCGGCATGGCCGACCAGTTCTACCGCGCGCAGGTCGATCAGCATTTGCAGATCGGCGTGAAGGCGATGGAGATTCTGCGCACCAACGGGCTGCATCGGTTGCATAGCCGCAAGCTGCGCAGCTTTGCTGAGGTGGCCTTCCAGTAA
- a CDS encoding chromate transporter, giving the protein MTDTLVSLALIFSQLSLLAFGGGNTILPEMQRQVVDVHRWMPASEFSALFALAQAAPGPNMMVVTLVGWHVAGWAGMLVTSLAKFGPSSIVTILALHAWERFKDRPWRRIVQKALVAVTAGIVTASAVLIARASDATWIAWPITAGCALLAWRTRIHPLWLLAAGSLIGLTGFGQ; this is encoded by the coding sequence ATGACTGACACGCTGGTCTCACTTGCGCTGATCTTCAGCCAGTTGTCGTTGCTGGCGTTCGGCGGGGGCAACACAATTCTTCCGGAGATGCAGCGGCAGGTCGTCGACGTGCATCGCTGGATGCCCGCCAGCGAGTTCAGCGCGCTCTTTGCCCTGGCGCAGGCGGCTCCCGGACCGAACATGATGGTCGTGACGCTGGTCGGCTGGCATGTGGCTGGCTGGGCCGGGATGCTGGTGACGTCGCTGGCGAAGTTCGGACCGTCGTCGATCGTGACGATCCTCGCACTTCACGCATGGGAGCGCTTCAAGGACCGTCCCTGGCGACGCATCGTGCAGAAAGCCCTGGTGGCGGTAACCGCCGGGATCGTCACGGCGAGTGCGGTGCTGATCGCTCGCGCATCGGACGCGACGTGGATCGCCTGGCCAATTACCGCCGGGTGCGCACTGCTTGCCTGGCGCACGCGCATTCATCCACTCTGGCTGCTGGCGGCCGGCAGCCTGATCGGGCTGACCGGTTTCGGACAGTGA
- a CDS encoding chromate transporter, translating into MDHDTTAIDLARTPSLGELFRGFLGLGLISFGGALPHARRALVEERRWLSPAEFTDLLGLCQFLPGGNVINLSVAVGMRFRGLPGALAGILGLIAGPSLVVIGLGVLYERTQDDPHVRHLFAGLAAAAAGLLVAMSLKILLPLRRDPAAATIAAIGFIAIAILRIPLLPTMLVLTPLSIVVAARAAR; encoded by the coding sequence ATGGATCACGACACCACCGCCATAGACCTGGCGCGGACACCCAGCCTCGGGGAACTGTTCCGGGGCTTTCTCGGCCTTGGCCTGATCTCGTTTGGCGGCGCACTGCCACATGCTCGGCGCGCACTCGTCGAAGAGCGGCGCTGGCTTTCCCCTGCCGAATTCACGGACCTGCTGGGTCTGTGCCAGTTTCTGCCGGGTGGCAATGTCATTAACCTTTCAGTTGCCGTCGGCATGCGTTTTCGCGGCTTGCCCGGCGCACTGGCAGGCATTCTTGGGTTGATCGCCGGGCCTTCGCTTGTCGTCATCGGCCTTGGCGTGCTCTACGAGCGCACGCAAGACGATCCGCACGTGCGCCACCTGTTTGCTGGCCTCGCCGCAGCCGCGGCCGGGCTGCTGGTCGCGATGTCGCTAAAGATCCTGCTGCCGCTGCGCCGCGATCCGGCCGCAGCGACCATCGCCGCGATCGGGTTCATCGCAATCGCGATCCTGCGCATTCCGTTACTGCCGACCATGCTCGTCCTCACGCCGCTGAGCATCGTCGTCGCCGCGAGGGCCGCACGATGA
- a CDS encoding transcriptional regulator GcvA: MKRKLPPFPALRAFEAAARHETFTAAADELHVTHGAISRQVAAFEAWVGVQVFHRNGKRVRLTDDGRRYLATVQAAFDSIAVATEQLRDTGVVHVLRVNALPTFAMKWLLPRLSQFQRMVPNVELRLATSNAPVETLESFDVAVRRGPAHWPNCASGHFLDETEIPVCSPALLQRSPIVVADDLAKHVLLHSDTRPDAWRNWLAAAGVKAKCRKKQSFDHFYLALQAAVDGLGVALGPLPLLSDELASGRLVLPLDGPRIDVRGYWWVARREVAEAPLVAQFCRWLESQAGPV; the protein is encoded by the coding sequence ATGAAGCGCAAACTTCCTCCTTTTCCAGCGCTGCGTGCTTTCGAAGCCGCTGCCAGGCATGAGACCTTCACGGCCGCCGCCGACGAACTGCATGTGACTCACGGTGCAATCAGCCGTCAGGTCGCGGCTTTCGAGGCGTGGGTTGGCGTGCAGGTGTTTCATCGCAACGGCAAGCGCGTGCGGCTGACCGACGACGGCCGCCGCTACCTGGCGACCGTTCAGGCGGCCTTCGACAGCATCGCCGTCGCTACCGAGCAGTTGCGCGATACGGGCGTGGTGCACGTGCTGCGCGTCAACGCGCTGCCGACGTTCGCGATGAAGTGGCTGTTGCCGCGTCTGAGCCAGTTCCAGCGCATGGTCCCGAACGTGGAGTTGCGGCTGGCGACGTCGAACGCACCGGTGGAGACGCTGGAGAGTTTCGATGTCGCGGTCAGGCGCGGCCCGGCTCACTGGCCCAACTGCGCGAGCGGCCACTTTCTGGACGAGACGGAAATTCCGGTGTGCAGCCCCGCCTTGCTGCAACGCTCTCCAATCGTCGTCGCTGACGATCTCGCGAAACACGTGTTGCTGCACTCGGACACGCGTCCGGACGCGTGGCGCAATTGGTTGGCCGCGGCAGGTGTGAAGGCGAAATGCAGGAAGAAGCAGTCGTTCGACCACTTCTATCTGGCATTACAGGCTGCGGTCGATGGTCTCGGCGTAGCGTTGGGGCCGCTACCACTCTTGTCCGACGAACTGGCTTCCGGGCGGCTCGTGTTGCCGCTGGATGGCCCACGGATCGATGTGCGCGGCTACTGGTGGGTGGCCCGGCGTGAAGTGGCCGAGGCGCCGCTCGTCGCGCAATTTTGCCGCTGGCTGGAGTCGCAGGCAGGGCCCGTCTGA
- a CDS encoding TIGR00730 family Rossman fold protein, with protein sequence MDKRKVIPSLRSLADQERATAKKARASWQMFTIMAEFIEATEYLSEIRPAVSIYGSARLKPNSPYYKLATVIARKLSDAGFAVISGGGPGIMEAANKGAHAGKAPSVGLNIELPHEQSGNQWQDISLRFRHFFTRKVTFVKNSDAVIVMPGGFGTLDELAEVLTLIQTKKSRHVPIILVGAEFWKGLLAWFQASLVPMGLINPDDMNLMQVIDDPDQVLEAVLAFYEDRDEGEQPPSKSDEDRMFYL encoded by the coding sequence ATGGACAAGAGAAAAGTGATTCCGAGTCTGCGATCACTCGCAGATCAAGAGCGCGCGACGGCCAAGAAGGCTCGCGCATCGTGGCAAATGTTCACGATTATGGCAGAGTTTATTGAGGCAACCGAGTACCTCTCGGAGATCCGCCCGGCTGTCAGCATCTATGGTTCCGCACGTCTGAAACCGAACTCACCGTACTACAAACTCGCCACGGTGATTGCGCGCAAGCTCTCCGATGCAGGCTTCGCCGTGATCTCCGGCGGCGGTCCCGGCATCATGGAGGCGGCCAACAAGGGCGCTCATGCAGGCAAGGCGCCTTCGGTCGGCCTGAACATCGAACTGCCTCACGAGCAATCGGGCAACCAGTGGCAGGACATCTCGCTGCGCTTTCGCCACTTCTTCACGCGCAAGGTTACGTTCGTCAAGAACTCCGACGCGGTGATCGTCATGCCAGGCGGCTTTGGCACACTCGATGAACTCGCTGAAGTCCTCACGCTGATCCAAACCAAGAAGTCGCGCCATGTGCCGATCATTCTGGTGGGCGCCGAATTCTGGAAGGGCCTGCTCGCGTGGTTCCAGGCTTCGCTGGTGCCGATGGGCCTCATCAATCCGGACGACATGAATCTGATGCAGGTCATCGACGATCCGGACCAGGTGCTCGAAGCCGTCCTCGCGTTCTACGAAGACCGCGATGAAGGCGAGCAGCCGCCGTCGAAGTCCGACGAAGACCGGATGTTCTATCTGTGA